One genomic region from Leptospira tipperaryensis encodes:
- a CDS encoding glycerophosphodiester phosphodiesterase — protein MVPVMFLQYKTKVRFLPFTILPAIFFFFFISACSSAPIVNKPLDGNLDLQGHRGARGLKPENTWPAFEEAIRQGMTTLELDTVLTKDKKIIIHHDSETNPVICQKKDGTEILSQSLYELTLAELKQLDCGTKKNPKYPEQTPVPGTELITIEEFFSLVAKSEKQFPQKAKLKFNIETKFPNDDKAQLPTGIAEEHVNLLVQAVDKAKVTDRTTIQSFYLPALPIVKEKNPKIKTSALFSLTYFQGAMMTFGFGNSTRKNVLEKALEVKADIISPYFLYVTNEFVQEAHSHKIAVIPWTVNERAEMRRLIQAGVDGIITDYPDRLKQTLIQ, from the coding sequence ATGGTTCCCGTTATGTTCTTACAATACAAAACAAAAGTTAGATTCCTTCCGTTTACGATTCTTCCTGCGATTTTCTTTTTCTTTTTTATAAGCGCTTGTTCGAGCGCACCCATTGTCAACAAACCTCTGGATGGAAACTTGGATCTGCAAGGTCATCGAGGCGCTCGCGGATTAAAACCGGAAAACACTTGGCCGGCCTTTGAAGAAGCGATTCGACAAGGTATGACGACGTTAGAACTGGATACGGTTCTTACAAAAGATAAAAAAATAATCATCCATCACGATTCTGAGACAAATCCCGTGATCTGTCAGAAAAAGGATGGAACCGAAATTCTTTCTCAATCCTTATATGAATTGACTTTAGCCGAATTGAAACAACTCGATTGTGGAACCAAAAAAAATCCTAAGTATCCGGAACAAACGCCCGTTCCCGGTACGGAGTTGATTACAATCGAAGAATTTTTCTCGCTCGTTGCCAAATCGGAAAAACAATTTCCGCAAAAAGCAAAACTCAAATTTAACATCGAAACGAAATTTCCAAACGACGATAAGGCACAACTACCCACGGGAATCGCAGAAGAACACGTGAATCTTTTGGTGCAAGCGGTCGATAAGGCAAAGGTAACGGATCGAACTACGATCCAATCTTTTTATCTTCCGGCGCTTCCGATCGTGAAAGAAAAAAATCCAAAGATCAAAACGAGTGCGCTCTTTTCTCTGACATATTTCCAAGGTGCGATGATGACTTTTGGTTTTGGAAATTCCACCAGAAAGAATGTTTTGGAAAAAGCTCTCGAAGTCAAAGCAGACATCATCTCTCCGTATTTTCTCTACGTAACGAATGAATTTGTGCAAGAAGCGCATTCACATAAAATCGCAGTGATTCCATGGACGGTCAATGAACGAGCCGAGATGCGACGTTTGATTCAAGCGGGTGTGGACGGAATCATCACGGATTATCCGGATCGATTGAAGCAAACGTTGATACAATAG